The DNA segment AATTTAGAAGATAAATAGACAACTTAAGTAAGTTGAGAGATTTAATGCgtcaatttaaacaaattgaggGAATAAATATGACGTTTTTAAAGTATAAAGAggcaattgatttttttttaaacaaatacAGAGGCTAAAATAGCAGAACCGTAGATATACCTTTTTGactgtatataaaaaaaacaaagcatATGATGTTGTCTGCATCTAAAATTATCTACCCAACTGCCTTCACTTAGTGGGCATTCAATAGAGTTTATTGAGCATTTGTATTTATATCAGAGCTTCACTAACTTTGTGTttactaaaataaaatctaCAACACAGATGTTGCTCATCAACttgcaaaaagaaaagaaatgagGAATCATAAATTAATGGGTTCAGCTATACGGTTATTCAGGGATCTCTAGGTATAAAACAATGCAATCTTAAAACTAACATTACCAGACGGTGCAATTTCAAGTCTTACTAATGGAAAATAGATTGGAGAATAGCCAAACCATGAAATTACACATAATAAAACACATaataaaaacctatcttccatTAATAACACTTGAAATTACACCGTCTGGTAAACGTTAGTTTTAATATCGCACCTGTATAAGATTGTGAATAGTGGTCAATCTATTAGTCATATTCTAAGAGACCTCAAACAAGGCGATCCAATCTCATCTTACCTTATTTTGACATGTGTAGACAGGTTCTCTGTTTCCCTCTCCAAGCTTGAGAGTAAAGGTCTTATTCATGGTCGTAGTGTAGCTCAATCTGCTCCTTCTATCTCGCACCTCTTCTTGTTTGATGACAGATATCTCCTTTTCCAGGCTACAAGATCTGAGTGTGAAGATATTAAGGTGTACCTTCAACATTATATCTCTGTTTCAGGCCAAcaaattaattttgataaatctCTTATCAGCCAGGAACTGTTCTAACTGTTTGTCAGGAGATGAGTTCTTTATTAGGTGTTCAAACTAATGAAGTGGTGAGGAAGTAGTCTTATTTCTAGGAGCAAAATTCAAATCTTTTAGTATATTGTTGAAGATCAAATAATTCCCTCCTATAACTTAACTTGAAGAGGCCATTCCATTATTCACACAAACCCTTCACTGCCTTGCTTGAGGAATAGTTTCACAAAAATGGAGACCAACCAGAATAACGTCCGATCTTGTTTCTGGAACAAGTTTTGGAATTGAACAAGTTTTGGAATTGCTCTCCATAATTCGGCTTCTTCGCTTGTTGAAGCACATAATGGCATCTGCCCTATATGTCTAATTGCTAAAGGCTTAAGCATAAGGAATAAGGGGGCTCTTAGTAAGGATTCTCAAACCTTGGTTAAAGCTATCAATTGTTGAGAGGAGATTGATTCTATTGTTGCTCTTATTGTTTCCGATTGTAAATTCATTACCCTACCATTGGGTAAACAAATacgattaatttatatataaacaatttgcATTCAAATTATTGTTAAATTCTTCTATATATAGGGATTTTACTTAGCTTGAAACTTGTCTCAAAACGATGCAAATGAAGATAGTAAAGTGAAGGAAAATTTTGCAGAAATGAAACAAGGAtcggaaaaaaattaaattccaACAGCTAAAACTCCGATCAGCTTCCGAGAACAAAGCTAGTTGCATGACACATAAGTTATAAGATTAAAGAAAAAAGCCAGCCTCCCTAAAAATCAATCATTGGATAGACAATATGTACAGTTGTAGTCTAGAATAATTGTAGACTACCCAAGCTCTTTTTTAATAGTTAAATCCTCACTAGTGATTATTTTATCAGTTTGCAAAGAGCTGCACCAGTCAACCAGCTTTTCTTCTATTCACCCACTAACAAGCACAATTAGCAACTTTAGCTACACTTGTGCCAGACCATTCCAAGATGtttcaaaatcaaaacaaagCATACCTGCATCAAAAGCAGCAGATGGTACAGGAGAAAAGAGATCACCCGGCACACAACCTTCTGAAGCTAAACCATCAGATTGACCCCGCAACCAGCTCGCATAATCATGGTCATGTTCAGTACTTCCTGGCAATTGAGAAGTAAATTGAATGTCAGCTGTGGGCTCATTGTTAGACCCTATAGCCTGAGGGTGGATAATATCCACTGAGGTCTGCTGATTGCTTGGATCCAAGTTGTTAATCCAACCGAAGTCAAAATCAGAAAAAGGCGAATCCACAACATTCTGACCTTGATTCCCCAAGTGATTAATGTTTTGGTCATTGTTTGAATGAGTAATAGGCACGCTACAGACTTCAGGTTGCACAACTGTGTTTACACTGACACTGCCTGTTTCAGGCTGGGTGAGGCTTGGATGCATATATGACGCTGAAATAATGTCAGGCAAACCGTCCTGCCATCCAGCAGAATTTCCAACGTTTGTTCCAGCTACTGGAACAGTATTTCTAACATACTGCGATGCACGAGGGAAGTTCATGTTTGAGGAGCCATACACTGATTGGTTCTTTAAAGCACTTCTGACAAGTCCTGGTCTTTTAAACGTTGTATTATTAGAGACCAATTGTTGGCCTCTATTTTGTAAAATGGCACTACCACGGATACCAAGTGCCTGCTGAGGCACAGAGGAAGGTGTAAATCCATTTCTACCCTGCATATATACATGACGAAGGTTTCTATTCTGGCTTATGATATTTGGAACGTTCAACCTAGTAGAGGAGATAGTATGAGTAGCAGTTGGCCTGCAGACCTCATTATGTCTTCCAATAGGTGCCAATCCTTTATCAAGAACTGCAGCTTGATTAAGTTGAGGCACTGCCACAGGATGCTGAGCTTCTGGAAATTTCAAAACTGGTAAAGAAGCACTTTTCTTCAGCCTGAAACTTTCATGCCGCTGAATTTTCCACATCTCCTGTTTATCAGTGGCATGACAGTGATTGATGGTGGAGGTACCATTACCCCAGTGTGAACATGGTGCAAGAGAGTCACACACATAACAGTGGCACTGCATTCAATAAGATTGTAAATTAGAAATGGACAATGTTAGCAATTAAACTATAGCACTTACTATATTTCCTCGGGACCGAAGTATAATAAAGGAGGCATTACCAAGTTACAGTGTTGTTCATGTGGGGTTGAACTGAAACGAAATTTAGCACAAAGATGTCTCGGATGGGGATAGTCCCTACATGCAATCTGCAGCAAAAATAAAACTGCATTTATCACAAGCATCAAAAAGCATACTCCAACTccaaagaagaaagggaaaaaaaataacaaGCAAAAGAGAGATATAGTTCAATGCTCCTCAAATAACCTCAAACAATTGAATCCCAGATGTGCAGGTAATAGCATTTCCAAAAAACATTGCGGATACTAAACAAGCTGAAACAGTAGCAAGGTAAGACCAAAACTTAAGCTTCAGCCAAATAATCACATCTCTCTATGGTCTTAGTGAGTCATTATTTGTGATCTTGATTTTACCATCGTGCTTAAATCACTTGTGAGTAACCATGAACCTAATTGTCTCCACATTGCCATATTTAGAGAGTCAAAAGTACATGAAAATAGAATGAATATTCTGCAGGTGcattcattaaaaaaatcccATTTCCATTGCATCTTCTTCAAGTGTGTTACTGTTACCCATACCTTCTAGATACGAGCATATGCAGCAGA comes from the Euphorbia lathyris chromosome 5, ddEupLath1.1, whole genome shotgun sequence genome and includes:
- the LOC136228933 gene encoding RPM1 interacting protein 13 isoform X4, with the translated sequence MDFNPVIFDISSDEEPTFDEPRGGDDDHEWLTELLQTVGRETADSDGDDVVVLSEYVPPKPKSKSKSKPSRVVKDLDDDDCVVLEGDPDKAVNVADDAADDADDADDVLVVGQTGQIACRDYPHPRHLCAKFRFSSTPHEQHCNLCHCYVCDSLAPCSHWGNGTSTINHCHATDKQEMWKIQRHESFRLKKSASLPVLKFPEAQHPVAVPQLNQAAVLDKGLAPIGRHNEVCRPTATHTISSTRLNVPNIISQNRNLRHVYMQGRNGFTPSSVPQQALGIRGSAILQNRGQQLVSNNTTFKRPGLVRSALKNQSVYGSSNMNFPRASQYVRNTVPVAGTNVGNSAGWQDGLPDIISASYMHPSLTQPETGSVSVNTVVQPEVCSVPITHSNNDQNINHLGNQGQNVVDSPFSDFDFGWINNLDPSNQQTSVDIIHPQAIGSNNEPTADIQFTSQLPGSTEHDHDYASWLRGQSDGLASEGCVPGDLFSPVPSAAFDAEI
- the LOC136228933 gene encoding RPM1 interacting protein 13 isoform X3, encoding MDFNPVIFDISSDEEPTFDEPRGGDDDHEWLTELLQTVGRETADSDGDDVVVLSEYVPPKPKSKSKSKPSRVVKDLDDDDCVVLEGDPDKAVNVADDAADDADDADDVLVVGQTGQIACRDYPHPRHLCAKFRFSSTPHEQHCNLCHCYVCDSLAPCSHWGNGTSTINHCHATDKQEMWKIQRHESFRLKKSASLPVLKFPEAQHPVAVPQLNQAAVLDKGLAPIGRHNEVCRPTATHTISSTRLNVPNIISQNRNLRHVYMQGRNGFTPSSVPQQALGIRGSAILQNRGQQLVSNNTTFKRPGLVRSALKNQSVYGSSNMNFPRASQYVRNTVPVAGTNVGNSAGWQDGLPDIISASYMHPSLTQPETGSVSVNTVVQPEVCSVPITHSNNDQNINHLGNQGQNVVDSPFSDFDFGWINNLDPSNQQTSVDIIHPQAIGSNNEPTADIQFTSQLPGSTEHDHDYASWLRGQSDGLASEGCVPGDLFSPVPSAAFDAGTP
- the LOC136228933 gene encoding RPM1 interacting protein 13 isoform X1 produces the protein MDFNPVIFDISSDEEPTFDEPRGGDDDHEWLTELLQTVGRETADSDGDDVVVLSEYVPPKPKSKSKSKPSRVVKDLDDDDCVVLEGDPDKAVNVADDAADDADDADDVLVVGQTGQIACRDYPHPRHLCAKFRFSSTPHEQHCNLCHCYVCDSLAPCSHWGNGTSTINHCHATDKQEMWKIQRHESFRLKKSASLPVLKFPEAQHPVAVPQLNQAAVLDKGLAPIGRHNEVCRPTATHTISSTRLNVPNIISQNRNLRHVYMQGRNGFTPSSVPQQALGIRGSAILQNRGQQLVSNNTTFKRPGLVRSALKNQSVYGSSNMNFPRASQYVRNTVPVAGTNVGNSAGWQDGLPDIISASYMHPSLTQPETGSVSVNTVVQPEVCSVPITHSNNDQNINHLGNQGQNVVDSPFSDFDFGWINNLDPSNQQTSVDIIHPQAIGSNNEPTADIQFTSQLPGSTEHDHDYASWLRGQSDGLASEGCVPGDLFSPVPSAAFDAGMLCFDFETSWNGLAQV
- the LOC136228933 gene encoding RPM1 interacting protein 13 isoform X2 is translated as MDFNPVIFDISSDEEPTFDEPRGGDDDHEWLTELLQTVGRETADSDGDDVVVLSEYVPPKPKSKSKSKPSRVVKDLDDDDCVVLEGDPDKAVNVADDAADDADDADDVLVVGQTGQIACRDYPHPRHLCAKFRFSSTPHEQHCNLCHCYVCDSLAPCSHWGNGTSTINHCHATDKQEMWKIQRHESFRLKKSASLPVLKFPEAQHPVAVPQLNQAAVLDKGLAPIGRHNEVCRPTATHTISSTRLNVPNIISQNRNLRHVYMQGRNGFTPSSVPQQALGIRGSAILQNRGQQLVSNNTTFKRPGLVRSALKNQSVYGSSNMNFPRASQYVRNTVPVAGTNVGNSAGWQDGLPDIISASYMHPSLTQPETGSVSVNTVVQPEVCSVPITHSNNDQNINHLGNQGQNVVDSPFSDFDFGWINNLDPSNQQTSVDIIHPQAIGSNNEPTADIQFTSQLPGSTEHDHDYASWLRGQSDGLASEGCVPGDLFSPVPSAAFDAGLRQDLEKDQTTVD
- the LOC136228933 gene encoding RPM1 interacting protein 13 isoform X5 yields the protein MDFNPVIFDISSDEEPTFDEPRGGDDDHEWLTELLQTVGRETADSDGDDVVVLSEYVPPKPKSKSKSKPSRVVKDLDDDDCVVLEGDPDKAVNVADDAADDADDADDVLVVGQTGQIACRDYPHPRHLCAKFRFSSTPHEQHCNLCHCYVCDSLAPCSHWGNGTSTINHCHATDKQEMWKIQRHESFRLKKSASLPVLKFPEAQHPVAVPQLNQAAVLDKGLAPIGRHNEVCRPTATHTISSTRLNVPNIISQNRNLRHVYMQGRNGFTPSSVPQQALGIRGSAILQNRGQQLVSNNTTFKRPGLVRSALKNQSVYGSSNMNFPRASQYVRNTVPVAGTNVGNSAGWQDGLPDIISASYMHPSLTQPETGSVSVNTVVQPEVCSVPITHSNNDQNINHLGNQGQNVVDSPFSDFDFGWINNLDPSNQQTSVDIIHPQAIGSNNEPTADIQFTSQLPGSTEHDHDYASWLRGQSDGLASEGCVPGDLFSPVPSAAFDAG